A region from the Sutcliffiella horikoshii genome encodes:
- the remA gene encoding extracellular matrix/biofilm regulator RemA, with the protein MSIKLINIGFGNIVSANRIISIVSPESAPIKRIIQDARDQGMLIDATYGRRTRAVLIMDSDHVILSAVQPETVAQRLVNKDDMSDEG; encoded by the coding sequence ATGAGCATAAAGTTGATTAATATTGGTTTTGGTAATATCGTATCAGCAAATCGTATCATATCTATTGTTAGTCCTGAATCTGCTCCGATCAAACGGATCATCCAAGATGCAAGGGATCAGGGTATGTTAATAGATGCAACTTATGGAAGACGTACAAGAGCAGTACTAATAATGGATAGCGATCATGTTATCTTATCGGCGGTGCAACCTGAAACAGTGGCACAGCGCTTGGTAAATAAAGATGATATGTCTGATGAAGGGTAG
- the gmk gene encoding guanylate kinase, giving the protein MRDRGLLIVLSGPSGVGKGTVRKALFSKEDVSLHYSISMTTRNPREGEVDGTDYFFKSREVFEQLIEEDKFIEWAEYVGNYYGTPVDYVEQCLSEGKDVFLEIEVQGAIQVKSKFPEGVFIFLMPPSLSELKNRITTRGTETEDLINNRMTVAKEEIEMMDAYDYVVENDQVDLACDRIKAIVQAEHCKRTRLREKYKQMLEAE; this is encoded by the coding sequence ATGAGAGATAGAGGATTATTGATTGTCCTTTCCGGGCCTTCTGGTGTTGGAAAAGGGACAGTAAGAAAAGCGTTATTTTCAAAAGAAGATGTCAGTTTGCATTATTCCATTTCCATGACGACACGTAACCCGCGTGAGGGGGAAGTGGACGGAACGGATTACTTCTTCAAGTCCAGAGAAGTATTTGAACAGTTAATTGAAGAAGATAAATTTATCGAATGGGCAGAGTATGTTGGGAATTACTACGGTACTCCTGTTGACTATGTAGAACAATGTTTATCAGAAGGAAAAGATGTCTTCCTTGAAATTGAAGTACAAGGTGCCATTCAAGTTAAAAGCAAATTCCCTGAAGGTGTGTTCATCTTCTTGATGCCGCCAAGCCTTTCTGAACTTAAGAACCGAATCACAACAAGAGGAACAGAGACGGAAGACTTAATCAACAACCGCATGACAGTTGCCAAAGAAGAAATCGAAATGATGGACGCTTATGATTATGTGGTGGAAAATGATCAAGTGGACCTTGCTTGCGACAGAATTAAAGCGATTGTACAGGCGGAACATTGTAAACGTACAAGATTGCGTGAAAAATATAAGCAAATGCTGGAGGCTGAATAA
- the rpoZ gene encoding DNA-directed RNA polymerase subunit omega, which yields MLYPSIDSLMQKLDSKYTLVTVSARRARELQQVNDQMIEKTVSYKFVGKALEEIDAGLLSAKTIKTAERSEGILNHK from the coding sequence ATGCTATACCCATCTATCGATTCACTAATGCAAAAATTGGATTCAAAATATACACTTGTAACCGTGTCTGCACGACGCGCTCGTGAACTACAACAAGTAAACGACCAAATGATCGAAAAAACGGTTTCCTACAAATTTGTTGGAAAAGCCCTTGAAGAGATTGATGCAGGCTTATTATCTGCCAAGACAATCAAAACTGCTGAAAGAAGCGAAGGCATCCTAAATCACAAGTAA
- the coaBC gene encoding bifunctional phosphopantothenoylcysteine decarboxylase/phosphopantothenate--cysteine ligase CoaBC has protein sequence MKNKKILLCVTGGIAVYKAVALTSKLIQQGAEVKVIMSQSACKFVTPLSFQALSRNEVFTDTFEEKNPAVISHIDLADWADVVLVAPATANVIGKLANGLADDMITTTLLASTAPVWIAPAMNVHMYDHPAVKQNMERLVSYGYRFIEPGEGFLACGYVGKGRLEEPETIVEGLRRFFQKQDETTLKGKSVLVTAGPTVEKVDPVRFFTNRSTGKMGYAIAEAAANLGADVILVSGPTNLPDPPKVQTIRVESAEEMFHAVIKHYEKTDVVIKSAAVADYRPKFVSDMKMKKQDGDSVLELERTKDILETLGERKEHQVLVGFAAETNNVEEYAKGKLTKKNLDYVVANNVTVSGAGFGTDTNLVTIYKKDGTSISLPMMSKQDVANALLEEVATALEGKQ, from the coding sequence ATGAAAAATAAAAAAATCCTATTATGTGTCACAGGCGGAATAGCTGTATATAAAGCGGTCGCTTTAACAAGTAAGCTAATCCAGCAAGGTGCCGAAGTGAAGGTAATCATGAGCCAGTCTGCCTGCAAATTTGTTACACCATTGTCTTTTCAAGCTTTATCAAGAAATGAAGTGTTTACTGATACATTCGAAGAAAAGAACCCTGCCGTTATTTCTCATATTGATCTTGCAGACTGGGCAGATGTGGTGCTGGTTGCACCGGCAACCGCAAATGTAATTGGAAAGCTTGCGAACGGGTTGGCGGATGATATGATCACGACAACTTTATTGGCAAGTACGGCCCCGGTATGGATCGCACCTGCTATGAATGTACATATGTATGACCATCCTGCGGTAAAACAAAATATGGAGAGGCTTGTTTCTTACGGATATCGTTTCATCGAACCTGGAGAAGGTTTTTTGGCATGTGGCTATGTAGGAAAAGGTAGATTAGAAGAACCTGAAACGATCGTGGAAGGACTCAGACGATTTTTCCAGAAGCAAGATGAGACGACGCTAAAGGGGAAATCGGTACTTGTAACCGCAGGACCTACTGTTGAAAAAGTGGATCCGGTACGTTTTTTCACCAACCGTTCAACAGGCAAGATGGGGTATGCCATTGCTGAAGCGGCCGCTAACTTAGGTGCGGATGTTATTTTGGTATCAGGCCCGACAAATCTTCCTGATCCACCGAAAGTACAAACAATTCGAGTGGAATCTGCTGAAGAAATGTTTCATGCAGTTATTAAACACTATGAAAAAACAGATGTTGTCATTAAATCAGCTGCCGTTGCCGACTACCGTCCTAAATTTGTGTCAGATATGAAGATGAAAAAGCAGGACGGAGACAGTGTTTTGGAGCTAGAGCGGACAAAGGACATCCTTGAGACTCTAGGAGAAAGAAAAGAGCATCAGGTGCTCGTTGGATTTGCAGCCGAAACGAATAATGTGGAAGAATACGCCAAAGGTAAGCTGACAAAGAAAAATCTAGATTACGTTGTTGCAAACAACGTGACAGTTTCGGGAGCGGGATTTGGCACGGATACGAACCTGGTAACCATCTATAAAAAAGATGGTACAAGCATTTCTCTTCCGATGATGTCAAAACAAGATGTGGCCAATGCACTTCTAGAGGAAGTCGCAACAGCTCTTGAGGGAAAACAATGA